A portion of the Corallococcus silvisoli genome contains these proteins:
- a CDS encoding glycerophosphodiester phosphodiesterase family protein, whose protein sequence is MTPTRLMSLAVVTIASCLAVPSIAFARDDDSAAVGRSSESSGRGSSRRLNVQVGPRPYYLVEDMDESPLKWKLQQCSEGPFSKTEFSIGHRGAPLQFPEHTKESYEAAARMGAGILECDVTFTKDRQLVCRHSQCDLHTTTNILSIPSLAAKCTQPFQPANPAVGRPASALCCTSDITLAEFKQLCGKMDAANPAATTVAQYLDGTAKWRTDLYATCGTVLSHRESIELFKKLGTKFTPELKAPSVPMPFQGEYTQQQYAQQMIDEYKQARVSPSDVWPQSFDRDDVLYWIQHEPRFGKQAVYLDGRYEIPGTRFDPNNPTTWVPSMDELVDSGVKVIAPPIYVLLTLDAQGKIVPSAYAKAARAAGLDIITWSFERDGLLKNGGGFYFQSVAPAINNDGDMLVALDVLARHVGVIGVFSDWPGTVTYYANCMGL, encoded by the coding sequence ATGACCCCGACGAGGTTGATGTCACTCGCCGTCGTGACCATCGCCAGTTGTCTTGCCGTCCCCTCCATCGCCTTCGCCAGGGATGATGACTCCGCGGCGGTCGGGCGGAGTTCGGAGTCCTCCGGACGCGGGAGTTCGCGCCGGCTCAACGTCCAGGTAGGACCCCGCCCGTACTACCTGGTCGAGGACATGGACGAGAGCCCCCTCAAGTGGAAGCTCCAGCAATGCTCCGAGGGCCCGTTCTCCAAGACGGAGTTCTCCATCGGCCACCGGGGCGCTCCGCTCCAGTTCCCCGAACATACGAAGGAGTCCTACGAGGCCGCGGCCCGCATGGGCGCCGGCATCCTCGAGTGCGACGTGACCTTCACGAAGGACCGGCAGCTCGTGTGCCGCCATTCGCAGTGTGACCTCCACACCACCACGAACATCCTCTCCATCCCCTCCCTGGCGGCGAAGTGCACGCAGCCCTTCCAGCCGGCGAACCCGGCGGTGGGGCGCCCCGCGTCGGCGCTCTGCTGCACCAGCGACATCACGCTCGCCGAGTTCAAGCAGCTCTGCGGAAAGATGGATGCCGCCAACCCTGCCGCGACCACCGTCGCCCAGTACCTGGACGGCACGGCGAAGTGGCGCACGGATCTGTACGCCACCTGCGGCACCGTCCTCTCCCACCGGGAGAGCATCGAGCTGTTCAAGAAGCTGGGCACGAAGTTCACCCCCGAGCTCAAGGCCCCCAGCGTCCCCATGCCCTTCCAGGGCGAGTACACGCAGCAGCAGTACGCGCAGCAGATGATCGACGAGTACAAGCAGGCCCGGGTCTCCCCGAGCGATGTCTGGCCGCAGTCCTTCGACCGCGACGACGTGCTGTATTGGATCCAGCACGAGCCCCGGTTCGGCAAGCAGGCGGTGTACCTCGATGGCCGCTATGAGATCCCCGGCACCCGCTTCGACCCGAACAACCCGACCACCTGGGTCCCCAGCATGGACGAGCTGGTGGACTCGGGCGTGAAGGTCATCGCGCCGCCCATCTACGTGCTGCTCACGCTGGACGCGCAGGGGAAGATCGTCCCGTCCGCGTATGCGAAGGCGGCGCGGGCGGCGGGCCTGGACATCATCACCTGGTCGTTCGAGCGCGACGGCCTGCTGAAGAATGGCGGCGGCTTCTACTTCCAGTCCGTCGCTCCGGCCATCAACAACGATGGCGACATGCTGGTCGCGCTCGACGTGCTCGCCCGGCACGTCGGAGTCATCGGCGTCTTCAGCGACTGGCCCGGCACGGTGACGTACTACGCGAACTGCATGGGGCTCTAA
- a CDS encoding trypsin-like serine peptidase, whose product MRSRPPGMSMSHWGPLLAGTSFLGLAACGTGGPGDPPGTGLVEVPSVCASVKKPEVRGLSQCGPLREFIPINRYQGEFSDVVQDREDAVVLIDGRCTGTLIEASAGPVVVTAGHCARLGDRALLVFNFEEAPDGDPLVTEGTVIEQSLEPDYALIQLDVLPAVRPVLLTTRPTERLAIIQHPRGLPKVIAEGRFVASCDRQLYYSDLDTLVGSSGAGVLNRQGYLLGIHTDGDCDSFGRGTNRGWTLESIVEASSYLQRDDIAER is encoded by the coding sequence ATGCGCTCCAGGCCCCCAGGGATGTCCATGTCGCACTGGGGGCCGCTTCTCGCGGGCACCTCCTTCCTGGGCCTCGCGGCCTGTGGAACGGGGGGGCCCGGGGATCCTCCGGGCACCGGCCTCGTCGAGGTTCCCTCCGTCTGCGCGAGCGTGAAGAAGCCGGAGGTGCGCGGCCTCTCTCAGTGCGGCCCGCTCCGCGAATTCATCCCCATCAACCGCTACCAGGGCGAGTTCTCCGACGTCGTCCAGGACCGCGAGGACGCGGTCGTGCTGATTGACGGGCGCTGCACTGGAACCTTGATTGAAGCAAGCGCGGGTCCCGTGGTCGTGACCGCCGGGCACTGTGCCAGGCTCGGCGACCGGGCGCTGCTGGTCTTCAACTTCGAGGAGGCCCCCGACGGCGACCCGCTGGTCACCGAGGGCACCGTCATCGAGCAGTCGCTCGAACCCGACTATGCGCTCATCCAGTTGGATGTGCTGCCCGCGGTCAGGCCCGTCCTGCTGACGACCCGGCCCACCGAGCGGCTGGCCATCATCCAGCATCCCCGCGGCTTGCCCAAGGTCATCGCCGAAGGCCGCTTCGTGGCTTCATGTGACCGGCAGCTCTACTACTCGGACCTGGACACCCTGGTCGGGAGCTCCGGCGCGGGCGTGCTCAACCGCCAGGGCTACCTGCTGGGCATCCACACGGACGGCGACTGCGACTCCTTCGGCCGCGGGACCAACCGGGGTTGGACCCTGGAGTCGATTGTCGAAGCGTCCTCGTACCTTCAGCGCGACGACATCGCCGAACGCTGA
- a CDS encoding zinc-dependent metalloprotease, translated as MFKKAAVLVASCGALLSGCGTDLESENQEIVSNLVQAGFPANDIMVVDGAVYVGRDAQVSLEASREMLQPGKESAEQYRTTNLVSTSVKKICINPTSTFNTYTRLSQGLDLAIGNYNSLGLTFTMARGPTTGCNANITATITSGAGGSSGFPSGGLPYGTINIGTGLQSYSVDVNEHVITHEIGHTIGFRHSDYYNRAISCGGSASNEGTAGVGAILISGTPSTATVGGSIMNSCFRSTETGEWTSSDITALTTIY; from the coding sequence ATGTTCAAGAAGGCGGCAGTCCTCGTTGCGAGCTGTGGCGCGCTGTTGTCTGGCTGCGGTACCGACCTGGAGAGCGAGAACCAGGAGATTGTCTCCAACCTGGTGCAGGCGGGCTTCCCGGCCAACGACATCATGGTCGTTGATGGTGCCGTGTACGTGGGCCGCGACGCCCAGGTGTCCCTCGAGGCGTCCCGCGAGATGCTCCAGCCCGGCAAGGAGAGCGCCGAGCAGTACCGGACGACCAACCTGGTCAGCACCAGCGTGAAGAAGATCTGCATCAACCCCACGTCCACGTTCAACACCTACACCCGCCTGAGCCAGGGCCTCGATCTGGCGATCGGCAACTACAACAGCCTGGGCCTCACGTTCACCATGGCGCGCGGCCCGACCACGGGTTGCAACGCGAACATCACCGCGACCATCACGTCGGGCGCCGGCGGCTCCTCGGGCTTCCCCTCGGGCGGCCTGCCCTACGGCACCATCAACATCGGCACCGGCCTGCAGAGCTACAGCGTTGACGTGAACGAGCACGTCATCACGCACGAGATCGGCCACACGATCGGCTTCCGTCACTCGGACTACTACAACCGCGCCATCAGCTGTGGTGGCTCCGCCTCCAACGAGGGCACCGCGGGCGTGGGCGCCATCCTCATCTCGGGCACGCCGAGCACGGCCACGGTCGGCGGTTCGATCATGAACTCCTGCTTCCGGTCCACCGAGACCGGCGAGTGGACCAGCTCCGACATCACCGCGCTGACCACCATCTACTGA